The following proteins come from a genomic window of Corallococcus sp. NCRR:
- a CDS encoding sigma-70 family RNA polymerase sigma factor → MDAIYEELESTAEGVETTEVDSAEVEMRVRGHLELVRRLAWKYRWTGLSLEELMAEGNVGLVEAARRFEERGVPFGAYAQQWIRARIRAYVSRTWSVAGGRAPWIVFQLRRERARLEARWGEGHPEVTKRLAEALGKKEEDVVRGTDALAKDVSLNAPLGLEGDVTRLDMLESDEDSAEEQADRGAWAEKLRQSVAAAWPELDARERALVKERMLVEDGVSAEFLAKRFGVTAVRIRQIEQGLRQKLRQRLTAGCTSWDGEAPRLAA, encoded by the coding sequence ATGGATGCCATCTACGAGGAGCTCGAGTCCACGGCGGAGGGTGTGGAGACGACCGAGGTGGACTCGGCGGAAGTGGAGATGCGGGTGCGGGGGCACCTGGAGCTGGTCCGCCGGCTGGCCTGGAAGTACCGCTGGACGGGCTTGTCGTTGGAGGAGCTGATGGCGGAGGGCAACGTCGGCCTGGTGGAGGCGGCGCGCCGGTTCGAGGAGCGGGGTGTGCCGTTCGGCGCCTACGCGCAGCAGTGGATCCGCGCGCGCATCCGGGCCTACGTGTCCCGCACCTGGAGTGTGGCGGGGGGCCGCGCGCCGTGGATCGTCTTCCAGCTCCGGCGCGAGCGGGCGCGGCTGGAGGCCCGCTGGGGCGAGGGCCACCCGGAGGTGACGAAGCGGCTGGCCGAGGCGCTGGGCAAGAAGGAGGAGGACGTGGTGCGGGGCACGGACGCGCTGGCGAAGGACGTGTCCCTGAACGCGCCCCTGGGCCTGGAGGGGGACGTGACGCGGCTGGACATGCTGGAGTCGGACGAGGACTCGGCGGAGGAGCAGGCGGACCGGGGGGCCTGGGCGGAGAAGCTGCGCCAGAGCGTGGCGGCGGCCTGGCCGGAGCTGGACGCGAGGGAGCGGGCGCTGGTGAAGGAGCGGATGCTGGTGGAGGACGGGGTGAGCGCGGAGTTCCTGGCGAAGCGCTTCGGGGTGACGGCGGTGCGCATCCGGCAGATCGAGCAGGGGCTGCGCCAGAAGCTGCGCCAGCGGCTGACGGCGGGGTGCACGTCCTGGGATGGCGAAGCGCCCCGGCTGGCGGCCTGA
- the nhaR gene encoding transcriptional activator NhaR yields MAWLNYHHLLYFWTVARAGSIAKASEELHLAQPTISAQIKLLEESLGHQLFERKGRKLVLSDVGRTVMRYADEIFRLGNELKNVVSGLPTGQQLRLNVGVLDVIPKLVAEQLLKPALEAGPSLRIICRESPLPQLLAQLALHELDVVLADAPGSEPVSVRSFNHLLGKCGVTFFAAQPLAHLRKDFPRSLDGAPMLLPSEESSVRRSLDLWFERLGIRPLIAGDFDDSALLQAFGQKGHGIFAMPSIIDAEVQRQFNVTAIGHTDEIEQCFYAITVERRLRHPAVVAIAEAARSHIFGG; encoded by the coding sequence ATGGCGTGGCTCAACTACCACCATCTCCTGTATTTCTGGACGGTTGCGCGGGCGGGCAGCATCGCCAAGGCGAGTGAAGAGCTGCACCTCGCCCAGCCCACCATCAGCGCTCAAATCAAGCTGCTGGAGGAGTCGCTGGGCCACCAGCTCTTCGAGCGCAAGGGCCGCAAGCTCGTCCTCTCCGACGTGGGCCGCACCGTCATGCGCTACGCGGACGAGATCTTCCGCCTGGGCAACGAACTGAAGAACGTCGTCTCCGGCCTGCCCACCGGCCAGCAGCTGCGCCTCAACGTGGGCGTGCTGGACGTCATCCCCAAGCTCGTGGCCGAGCAGCTGCTCAAGCCCGCGCTGGAGGCCGGGCCCTCGCTGCGCATCATCTGCCGTGAGAGCCCCCTGCCCCAATTGCTTGCACAGCTGGCGCTGCATGAGCTGGATGTGGTGCTCGCGGATGCGCCCGGCTCCGAGCCCGTCAGCGTCCGGTCCTTCAACCACCTGCTGGGCAAGTGCGGCGTGACGTTCTTCGCCGCCCAGCCGCTCGCGCACCTGCGCAAGGACTTCCCGCGCTCGCTCGACGGCGCTCCCATGCTGCTGCCGTCGGAGGAGTCGTCGGTGCGCCGCTCGCTGGACCTGTGGTTCGAGCGGCTCGGCATCCGACCGCTCATCGCCGGTGACTTCGACGACAGCGCGCTGCTCCAGGCCTTCGGGCAGAAGGGGCACGGCATCTTCGCCATGCCCTCCATCATCGACGCGGAGGTGCAGCGGCAGTTCAACGTCACCGCCATCGGGCACACCGACGAAATCGAGCAGTGCTTCTACGCCATCACCGTGGAGCGCCGCCTGCGCCACCCCGCCGTCGTCGCCATCGCCGAAGCCGCGCGCTCGCACATCTTCGGCGGCTGA